The Rhea pennata isolate bPtePen1 chromosome 7, bPtePen1.pri, whole genome shotgun sequence genome contains a region encoding:
- the MAPK8 gene encoding mitogen-activated protein kinase 8 isoform X2 produces MSRSKRDNNFYSVEIGDSTFTVLKRYQNLKPIGSGAQGIVCAAYDAILERNVAIKKLSRPFQNQTHAKRAYRELVLMKCVNHKNIIGLLNVFTPQKSLEEFQDVYIVMELMDANLCQVIQMELDHERMSYLLYQMLCGIKHLHSAGIIHRDLKPSNIVVKSDCTLKILDFGLARTAGTSFMMTPYVVTRYYRAPEVILGMGYKENVDIWSVGCIMGEMIKGGVLFPGTDHIDQWNKVIEQLGTPCPEFMKKLQPTVRTYVENRPKYAGYSFEKLFPDVLFPADSEHNKLKASQARDLLSKMLVIDASKRISVDEALQHPYINVWYDPSEAEAPPPKIPDKQLDEREHTIEEWKELIYKEVMDLEERTKNGVIRGQPPPLAQVQQ; encoded by the exons ATGAGCAGAAGCAAGCGTGACAACAATTTCTACAGTGTTGAAATTGGAGATTCTACTTTCACTGTATTGAAGCGATATCAGAACTTAAAACCCATAGGATCAGGAGCACAAGGGATAGTATG tgCAGCTTATGATGCCATCCTTGAACGAAATGTTGCAATCAAGAAGCTAAGCCGGCCATTTCAGAACCAAACTCATGCTAAAAGAGCCTACAGAGAGCTTGTTCTTATGAAGTGTGTTAACCACAAAAAT ATAATTGGCCTACTGAATGTGTTCACACCACAAAAATCCCTGGAAGAATTTCAAGATGT TTACATAGTGATGGAACTCATGGATGCAAATCTCTGCCAAGTGATTCAGATGGAGCTAGACCATGAACGAATGTCGTATCTTCTGTATCAAATGCTGTGTGGTATCAAACATCTTCATTCAGCTGGAATTATACATAGG GATTTAAAGCCCAGTAATATAGTAGTAAAGTCAGACTGCACTTTGAAGATTCTTGACTTTGGATTGGCCAGAACTGCAGGAACTAGTTTTATGATGACGCCTTATGTAGTGACTCGTTACTACAGAGCACCAGAGGTCATCCTAGGGATGGGATACAAAGAAAACG ttgacATTTGGTCAGTTGGGTGCATCATGGGAGAAATGATCAAAGGTGGTGTTTTATTTCCTGGTACAGATC ATATTGATCAATGGAATAAAGTTATAGAGCAACTAGGAACACCATGCCCTGAATTTATGAAGAAATTGCAGCCAACAGTCCGAACTTACGTGGAAAACAGACCTAAATACGCTGGATATAGTTTTGAGAAACTCTTTCCAGATGTCCTTTTCCCAGCTGATTCTGAGCACAATAAACTTAAAG CAAGTCAAGCAAGGGATTTGTTATCAAAAATGCTGGTTATAGATGCTTCTAAAAGAATCTCTGTGGATGAAGCCCTGCAGCACCCATATATCAATGTTTGGTATGATCCGTCAGAAGCAGAAGCT cctcCCCCAAAGATACCAGATAAGCAGTTAGATGAGAGAGAGCACACGATAGAAGAATGGAAAG